From a region of the Agromyces ramosus genome:
- a CDS encoding S1C family serine protease: MDTEDPLDAYSAIVTAVARDVLPSVASLAVRTRRGDGAGSASVITADGFLLTSAHVVAGATAAEALFGDGTSVAVDVVGRDVLSDLAVLRARATVPAPVELGEAGELKVGQLVVALGNPLGLAGSVTAGIVSSLGRSLPTASGRVIDEVIQTDAALNPGNSGGVLADGRGRMVGVNTAVAGIGLGLAVPINRATREIIAALMSTGRVRRAWLGIAGAKVQLAPALAARIGSPTGLQVAGVAPDSPAELAGIHRGDIVVSLDKQDVVTSTSIQKLMVENAIDRQLEMTVWRNGALVDVFVVPRELVDV, from the coding sequence GTGGACACCGAAGACCCGCTCGACGCGTACTCCGCCATCGTCACGGCCGTCGCCAGGGACGTGCTGCCGAGCGTGGCGAGCCTCGCCGTGCGCACCCGGCGGGGCGACGGCGCCGGCAGCGCGAGCGTCATCACCGCCGACGGCTTCCTGCTGACGAGTGCGCACGTCGTCGCGGGCGCGACGGCGGCCGAGGCGTTGTTCGGCGACGGCACCTCGGTCGCCGTCGACGTCGTGGGTCGTGACGTGCTCTCCGACCTCGCGGTGCTGCGTGCCCGCGCCACGGTGCCCGCGCCCGTCGAGCTCGGCGAAGCGGGCGAACTCAAGGTCGGGCAGCTCGTCGTCGCGCTCGGCAACCCGCTCGGCCTCGCGGGCAGCGTCACCGCCGGCATCGTCTCGAGCCTCGGACGGTCGCTGCCCACCGCGTCGGGTCGCGTCATCGACGAGGTCATCCAGACGGATGCCGCGCTGAACCCCGGCAACTCCGGCGGCGTGCTCGCCGACGGCCGCGGCCGCATGGTGGGAGTGAACACCGCGGTCGCCGGCATCGGCCTCGGACTCGCCGTGCCCATCAACCGCGCCACCCGCGAGATCATCGCCGCGCTCATGAGCACGGGTCGCGTGCGTCGCGCGTGGCTCGGCATCGCGGGGGCGAAGGTGCAGCTCGCACCGGCGCTCGCCGCCCGCATCGGCTCGCCGACCGGACTGCAGGTCGCGGGTGTCGCGCCCGACAGCCCGGCCGAGCTCGCCGGGATTCACCGCGGCGACATCGTCGTCTCGCTCGACAAGCAGGACGTCGTGACCTCCACGTCGATCCAGAAGCTGATGGTCGAGAACGCGATCGACCGGCAACTCGAGATGACGGTCTGGCGCAACGGGGCGCTCGTCGACGTCTTCGTCGTGCCTCGCGAGCTCGTCGACGTGTGA
- a CDS encoding SURF1 family protein — protein MLTMMVRPRWVLALLLALGIAAAFALLGQWQLERAVEQAAVVERPTEEVRPLADVAEPDRPTEQAATAQRVEVSGEIVPGDTVLIEGRLNDGVAGFWVVAHLEVTDAAPGGLPIALGWAPDEASARAALERVDADAAEAAGDPVTIVGRFLPSEAPIVPDEGDDPFAMQTVAVAQLINLWADYDDRPVYFGYVTTTEPAAGLEAIVSPPPEQSVELNWLNIFYALEWAVFAGFAVFLWYRLVRDAVERERELAAAGAAEAENAVPGTGVKAAESSAGASGTE, from the coding sequence ATGCTCACGATGATGGTGCGCCCACGCTGGGTGCTCGCGCTCCTCCTCGCCCTCGGCATCGCCGCGGCATTCGCGCTGCTCGGGCAATGGCAGCTCGAGCGTGCCGTCGAGCAGGCCGCGGTCGTCGAACGACCGACTGAGGAGGTGCGGCCGCTCGCCGACGTTGCCGAGCCCGACCGTCCGACCGAGCAGGCCGCGACCGCGCAGCGCGTCGAGGTCTCGGGCGAGATCGTGCCGGGCGACACGGTGCTCATCGAGGGGCGGCTCAACGACGGCGTGGCCGGCTTCTGGGTGGTGGCCCACCTCGAGGTGACGGATGCCGCGCCAGGCGGGCTGCCCATCGCACTCGGCTGGGCGCCCGACGAGGCATCCGCCCGCGCGGCCCTCGAGCGCGTCGACGCCGACGCGGCCGAGGCGGCGGGCGACCCGGTCACGATCGTCGGACGCTTCCTGCCGAGCGAGGCACCGATCGTGCCCGACGAGGGCGACGACCCCTTTGCAATGCAGACCGTGGCCGTCGCCCAGCTCATCAACCTGTGGGCCGACTACGACGACCGGCCCGTGTACTTCGGCTACGTCACCACGACAGAGCCGGCAGCGGGGCTCGAGGCCATCGTCTCGCCCCCGCCCGAGCAGTCGGTCGAGCTCAACTGGCTGAACATCTTCTACGCGCTCGAGTGGGCGGTGTTCGCGGGGTTCGCGGTATTCCTCTGGTACCGGCTCGTGCGCGACGCCGTCGAGCGCGAGCGGGAGCTCGCCGCGGCCGGGGCCGCCGAGGCGGAGAACGCCGTTCCGGGCACCGGTGTGAAGGCCGCCGAGTCGAGCGCCGGGGCATCCGGAACCGAGTGA
- a CDS encoding cation:proton antiporter regulatory subunit, with amino-acid sequence MVDVRRVTLPGVGVLHSFETADGVELAVVAHRTGSSDLVTRPASGDDDAASMVRLDEDEARTLADLLGGTRIVESITELDELPGVPIDWITIDADDAIAGRPLGVMPAAPGVALVAIVRDDHAHPSPAADFVVQAGDTIVAVGPTEGIETMFRAVHDGAGFREDTGA; translated from the coding sequence ATGGTCGATGTCCGCCGGGTCACCCTCCCCGGGGTCGGCGTGCTGCACTCGTTCGAGACGGCCGACGGCGTCGAGCTCGCGGTCGTCGCGCATCGCACCGGGTCGAGCGACCTCGTCACGCGGCCGGCGAGCGGCGATGACGACGCGGCCTCGATGGTGCGCCTCGACGAAGACGAGGCACGGACCCTCGCCGACCTCCTCGGCGGCACGCGCATCGTCGAGTCCATCACCGAGCTCGACGAGCTGCCGGGTGTTCCCATCGACTGGATCACGATCGACGCCGACGACGCCATCGCCGGGCGTCCCCTCGGCGTGATGCCCGCAGCACCCGGTGTCGCCCTCGTCGCCATCGTGCGCGACGACCACGCGCATCCGTCACCCGCAGCCGACTTCGTCGTGCAGGCCGGCGACACCATCGTCGCGGTCGGTCCGACCGAGGGCATCGAGACGATGTTCCGCGCAGTCCACGACGGCGCCGGATTCCGTGAGGACACCGGCGCCTGA